The stretch of DNA CGTCACGCTGCCGCCGAAGAGGAACCAGGCGCGCACCCCCAGCCAATCGGCCACTGGCCCGGCGATGATCAGGCCGATGGGCGACATCGCCCCGGCGGCGCTGCCGAGCAGCGTAAACACCCGCCCCTGCATTTCCGGCTCCACAGTGGCCTGGAAGATGGCCTGCACCGGTCCATTCACCAGCGAGTTGGTGGAGCCGATGATAAACGCGGCCACAAACGCCAACCACAGCATATTGGCCGGGGCCAGGCCCATCAGCAATGTGCCCACGCCCATGCCAATCAGCGCCACCAGACTGGTGAGGATGCGCCGTTGGAAGCCGCCCCAAACGCTTAACAACAGGCCGCCGGTCAAGATGCCAAAGCCAAATATCCCTTCTAACACACCCAGGTGCAGCGCCTGGCCGCCAAAATGGCCGGTTACCAGCAGCGGCAACAGGGCAAAGGCAGGGTTGATGACCAAATTGAGGATAACGGCGATGAGCATCAACAGCATCAGGGCCGGCCACGACCAGACATATCGCAGCCCGGCGCGTAAATCGGCGCCAAATTCGCTGTAGAAGGTGGCGGCGCTGGTCGAGGGGGCGCGTTCTGGCTGCGGCACGTGGATGACCAGTAATGAACTCATGGCGATGACGGCCGTTGCCAGATCGATAAACAAAATGCCCTGTAAAGGAAACACGCCCAGCAGCAGCGCCCCCAACGGGGCCGAAGCGATGTTCAGACCGCCATACAACATCTGGTTAAAGCCCTGGATGCGTGTCAGAAACTCTTTGGGGACCATCAGGGTTGTGGATGACTGCATGGCCGGCCAGTGGAACGCGCCGCCCAGAGCGCGGATGAACAGAATGGCAAA from Candidatus Leptovillus gracilis encodes:
- a CDS encoding MFS transporter, with translation LPPDTRSLKPFLILWSGQAASLFGSQLVQFALIWWLTTTTGSATTLALASLSGLLPQVVLGPFVGVLVDRWNRRMTMLLADGLVAVATFGLALLFWAGAAQTWHVFAILFIRALGGAFHWPAMQSSTTLMVPKEFLTRIQGFNQMLYGGLNIASAPLGALLLGVFPLQGILFIDLATAVIAMSSLLVIHVPQPERAPSTSAATFYSEFGADLRAGLRYVWSWPALMLLMLIAVILNLVINPAFALLPLLVTGHFGGQALHLGVLEGIFGFGILTGGLLLSVWGGFQRRILTSLVALIGMGVGTLLMGLAPANMLWLAFVAAFIIGSTNSLVNGPVQAIFQATVEPEMQGRVFTLLGSAAGAMSPIGLIIAGPVADWLGVRAWFLFGGSVTLLMGIGCCFLPVLLRIEDGRKTQLATE